The Misgurnus anguillicaudatus chromosome 23, ASM2758022v2, whole genome shotgun sequence sequence CAACAGGTCAATATTAAGTTTGGGAGGGGGGAggtaaaagtttttattagaAGAGCCCTGATGAAGAAGTGGCAAACCCCGTGGAGTTTAAGTTCCAAAGGGAGGCACATGTATAATATCCACACAGAGGTTGGGAGAGAAGCTAAAGTGGGAGGATGCAGAAGGGATGAAGTTGTTATTGCTAGGCTTAGAATTGGGCATACACTGCTGAACAGCACTCAGTGTAGGGTTGGTAGAGTAGAGACAGGATATTGCATGTGGTGTCCAGATCAAGAGGAGACGGTTAAGCATGTATTGCTTGTTTGTCCTAAATATCAGAGTCACAGGGAGCAGTGGAAAGATCAATTACAAAGAGCAGGATGCTCAGATTTTAGTTTGGCTGCAGTTCTGGGACCTGGAGTAAAGTCAGGGGAACTGATTAGGTTCCTTAAGAGTGCAGGGCTGTATGTgagaatatgtttttttttcagtatgtatatatgtgtgtgtgtgtgtgtgtatatttccCTCTAAATACTTGggaatattttaaagaattgaCGTCTTGACCTGCATTGCCAATACATTGACCTGTGGGTGGCGGTATGCACCAGTAGGTGTAACCCGCCATAAAattgaaagaagaagaagaagacgacAGTTTTCGTTTCTGTGACAAATTCTGAGGTAAGTTTTCATTAAATCCTGGTTACTTCATTAAAATAAGTTCACAGTAATGTTCATTTTGTTGTTAGTAATTCGATATGACTAAAATATTATGAACTTTAATGTTTACTGTTGATTTAAGCTATTAGTCTGACTGACCTCGTGCTGTAGCTAACTTATGAGCTAATGTAGAGCAGatcttttatttgtctttagtttctataaaatgtgttatcctcgttcttaaatgtattttacattgtTTAGTTAATTATTACGCAGGTTATTTCAATGTAGGGTTTTTACGCGTAAATAATAAGGTTATAACGGGCACACAGTTTACAGTAGAAGAATTTAATCAGAAGCCATAAATTCTGCATTAATAACTATTGTACTTTTATGTTCacttttctttcaggtaatttTCTTGTTGTATTTGATGTTTTCCATTGGCTGAAGAGTAAGTATTACTTTGTTTGTACAccgtgtgcagaattattaggcaagttgtatttttgaggattgtacaactacagtgctcttcaattttttcaattcaattttatttatatagcgcttttcacaatactcaattgtttcaaagcagctttacattaatagaagcagtaaaagcacagaaaaacgacagaaagcataacataatacacaatagcataagcagtcaaatttgctgcggctatgacgcgacattatgagcgagcatattactaatgtaacgtctagaagaagaagctaagttaagccaaagcaggctacctccccggggtaaaaaaccccctaggagaaaaaaaacaaaaaccccgggttgtttagccgaggaaataaaaataaaagtcctaggagggaaaaacccttgggagatatacatgtatatacacacatataaacggataaggagcttaagcggagattaagcggagcttaagcagagattaagcggatattaagcgggtcctgccggtggtcgttggtcaggcatcagctgggcatcacattgaaggacgaccagtagatcagaggtgtgccgactttcacatctaccggaactgggtctgtttgtcccattgtcctcagggtcaatgggacccagggacgagacagggagagaaaaacaaaatcatattagcgtaggggccgttcacatgtaatgcaagtgtcacacagtgatgtggtttaatcagcttagtttcagacagactaactattgaggcataattgttttatccacagttgaggattttgcaaattgcgatggtatatatggtaactaagggtcaccttccgatttttaagagaaaatgaaacctgtcgacccgtttgactaaggcctgtaaccccactgtcgtcgttaatgcaggttcagtggcaaacgggtctatattgcatactatttacaagatcacgagaaaacgccaacatcgcaacctgaccatacgtgtcaacccgtttgactaaggctggaggccccactgtcgtcgttaatgcaggttcagtggcaaacgggtttgtatggcatactattcacaagacacaagaaagcgccaaaatcgcaacccgaccatacgtgccaacccgtttgactaaggccggaagccccactgtcgtcgttaatgcaggttcagtggcaaacgggtctgtatggcatactattcgcaatagaaagaaagcgccaaaatcacaacccaaccatacgtgccaacccgtttgactaaggccaaaagccccactgtcgtcgttaatgcaggttcagtggcaaacgggtctgtatggcatactatttgcaatacaaagaaagcgccaaaatcacaacccaaccatacgtgccaacccgtttgactaaggctggaagccccactgtcgtcgttaatgcaggttcagtggcaaacgggtttgtatggcatactattcacaagaacacgaaagttccaaaatcgcaatccgactataggttaagataaggtttttatttatttatttggttggtctgtgttatgaccgcgagtgctttgttccgtacagataactatttcaagttaagtacttttactagacaaattatgcgaatgctttgttgaagagaaaagttttaattctagatttaaaattatcgactgtgtctgattctcggacatcggttggtaaatcattccagagcttaggggctaagtaggaaaatgaccttccacttttagacacttttgatagtctagggataatcaagagaccagaattttgcgaccgtagtgtgcgtgatggattgtattctgatagtaattctctaagatatgagggtgctaggccatttaaagctttgtaggtgattagtgatattttaaattgtatacgatatttaactggtagccagtgtaaagatgccagaattgggcttatgtggtcatactttttagatcgagtaagtacccttgcggaagcgttttgaactagctgaagcttgtttacttgatttgcatggcatcccccgagtagcgagttacaatagtctattctagaggtcataaaagcatggataagcttctctgcgtcaaatgtagacagtatatggcgtattttcgatatatttctaagatggaagaatgctgtgcggcagacgttggcgatatgactatcgaaggataagttgctgtcgaacatcacacctaagttcctaaccgtggaagatggcaccacagtgcagccatctatgtgcaacttgtaatctgacatattatgtttgtagcgattcggttcaataataagtatctctgtcttattggagttcagcttaagaaagttatgtgccatccagtcactaacatcgctaaggcagtctgttagcttagaaaacgtgtgtgtttcgctgggatgtgaggagatgtaaagctgggtatcatccgcatagcagtgaaaacttatgttatgttttctgataatgtctcctagaggtaacatgtataacgagaacaggataggacctaaaaccgaaccctgcggtacaccgtatttaaccagggagtgatatgactcttcctcgtttacataaacaaagtgatagcgattggttagatacgacctaaaccaggctagcgcctgaccactgataccaacatagttttctagtctattgagtaagattgtatgatctattgtgtcaaaggctgcactaaggtctaataatataagaattgagatttcaccacgatcggatgttaataggaggtcatttgtaactctaagcaacgctgtctcagtgctatggtggggcctgaatcctgattggaacttttcatatgtactattatttgtcaagaatgtgcgtaactggcttgccactaccttttctaatattttcgaaagaaaagggagatttgagattggtctaaagttattaagctctccctggtcaagctgcgtttttttaatcagcggtttaataactgctagtttgaaagctgttggaacgtatcctatttctagtgatgagttaaagatatttagaaccggggttgacaatACAGGGAATACatctttaagcagttttgtgggaacggggtctaatatacaggatgatgatttggatgatgtaactagtctagagagctcatctattgtagtaggtttaaatgaatcaagatgttcgtatggtagtctagtgttaagtgaagtaacgggtagagtggtggctgcctggatAGCTACGATGTtgtcccttatagccgtaattttgttagaaaagaagttcatgaagtcgttactattgtgttgaagtttactattggtttctgtttgttctttatttctagtcagttttgcaacggtgctgaagaggaaacgagggttattatgattctcatttataagcttgctaagataggtagatctggcagttttaatagcctgtctgtattgtttaacactctctttccatgctgcacgccatacctctaactttgtgcttctataatttctttccattttcctagttgcctttttgagtgctgcggtgtgatgatcataccatggagctggcggtttttctttgattctctttttttcgaatgggagcaacggcatccaatgtgttagaacagacattgtttaggttttctattacaatatctagatcgtcacagttatctgctacatgtttaatttgggacaggtctggaagagtgctaataaatctatctttagtggtggaaattattgttctggctaatctgtagcatgttgtggattgagtgatcctatctagaagtacagtgtatgacacaaggtaatggtcagaaactgcatcactctgaggtgatattttgatgtcattaatattgagcccgagtgacagaattaagtctaatgtgtgcttacgagtatgcgttggccctgtcacgttttgtctaatattgagagaatttagaacatccataaatgcacgtcctagtgcatcttttgggttatccacatgaatattaaaatcaccaacgataagagctttatctacagtgactacaagctcagacaggaaatctgctatttctttaaggaaatctgcatggtggcccggaggtctatagattgtagctaaggcaaaagagagctgtttgtggttacgatcggttatttccatatttaacaacattagttcgaatgatttaaattttacttcagatttttggtttactttaaaaattttgttgtatattgtagctacaccaccccctctcccctttaatcgaggttcgtgtttataataatagtcttgtggggtggattcgtttaaactaatgtagtcgtctgctttaagccaggtttctgttaaacagagtgcatctaagttttggtctgtaactatttcattgacaataggttcccAGCTAGCAAAAATTGTGCGGGCCGAAAGCGGAATGATTAAAGCTAGAACACTTGGCCGatctgctttatttttttttattgctctGCGAACGCTCGGTTTTAACGCGGCCCGATTGCGGAACCCCGAGTGAGAGAACGTAAGCTCCCCCCCAATCCCGTTCCTTATTTGGGGTTGTTTAAACTTTGATCTTATtgattaatttttattaatactAAAATTGCTAAGCAACCGTTATGCAACAacagaaaataaaacacacaaagtAGCACAAGGGTTtcatgtttaatgcattttttatttacttgaacacacattttctctctctctccctctcattCATTCTcgctctcattctctctctctctctcacacacacgcacataaaAATCAATCAGTTCAAATACAAATTTTCCAATAtcaacatttttaactttaaaacggTTTAATTCGTTGTCTATTCGCCCTCTGGCTTTGGCCATCATCCCTGTCAGATGCTATTATTTACTTGAAGacacattctctctctctctcacacacacacacacacacacacacacacacacacacacacacacacacacacacacacacacacacacgcacaaaaaTCAATCAGTTCAAATACAAATTTTCCAATAtcaacatttttaactttaaaacagttTAATTCGTTGTTTATTCGCCCTCTGGCTTTGGCCATCATCCCTGTCAGATGCTATTATTTACTTGAACacacattctctctctctctctctctctctcacacacacacacgcaaaaatCAATCAGTTCAAATACAAATTTTCCAATAtcaacatttttaactttaaaacagttTAATTCGTTGTCTGTCTATTCGCCCTCTGGCTTCGGCCACCATCCCTATCAGATGCTAGCTGCAGCCACCTGGTGATGAGGAGCTCTATCTCCTTTTCTGTATTGTCTTTGGTCAGGGCATTCCGGCGGACTGCAtctgaaaaaacacaaagataAAAGTGGTCAGCATGACCATGTGATTTTACTCATAAAACCACCAAAACTTATTTTGGATGCAGGGATACATTTCTTTTTAGTTTAGGAGCACATTCAAAAATTTAACCTTCCCATTATAAGGAGATATTTGACTATAAAATTTTAACCTTATTAAATGTCAAATTCATAAATTAAGTTAGAATAATAAGAGGCATCtctcattaataaataaatactgtaataatTCATCTTTGCACTGCAGAGGTGGCATATAACAGAAATGTGGCATTTAGTTATATTTACAGACTGTTTAATGAGACTCAGAAGTGGCATTTCAATTCCTGATAATGTTATgatgttaatgttttaaatagaGTTTGAATATAgaaatattaaaactaaaataggattttaaaaaatagCCAATACGCTGTTATTAGTGTCAACTGAGGGTGCACCCATAGAACCTGacggccggttgcataaacatagccgtgacgttaagactgcgtcttaagaatgaGTCTGACTAaatagcaattagttagggctaatcattGGATTTAGGGCTAATCTAAGTCTtcttatttggatttaaattagaccaatctacctttctatctaacatacttaaaacaattatgatcagtcttgaggaaaaaaaattcatgactaacttttaagaggctgtttacacttggcattaacatgcgttttcgtcgatcgcatcacaagtggacgacgttaaggCCAgttgtaaacggtgttcaaaacgttttgagctcgtccaccttcgaccactttcaaccacatccagagatAGTcaaaaccactttcgatcggatcgctttggagttgcggaacgcatatgtggttgaatgtgttcgaacagacgcgaccgccttctctccgcccatttatctaatctgaggtattaaacacaaattttacttctttttttgacttctggcatGAACACACACGGTGAACAgcactatttttagcctttcattgataaaactaaagcggaggatctccgtagtttcgttttgaaagcgtgtgaaagttacactatcctatttcatcaattgcgctgaaaattcagagaaagctcttgcATACACACGTACAAAACTCTGTGCAgtatgtttacttgctaaacaagcagtggactccgacataatattagtttgcgtccatataaactcataattactcccgctcgcgtttgaaTAACAGCAgggagactcgcccaccgtctcacggACCgtcccctcacagtattcaggacagaagcggtcgaaaggggacaaaagagacggatttaaataccaggtgtaaacgtaatgtgtctctctcgtccacttgtgatcccatcgatgaaaacacatcttaataccaagtgtaaacagcccctaagaCTATTCTTAAaggtttatgcaaccggccatcGGGTCAGTCGCACTGTAGAGCCCTGTGATGTCACTACAGTGCAGTTTCCAGCACTGACACTCACCAAGAACCACACTTTTCAAAGTAAGTCCTTTGAATGCAGGCTTTCGGTTGGCCCCACTCCAATTAATGAGTCTCGCCAGCGAAGAGTTCATTGTCCTTTTCAGGACCCGCCCCACAGTGTCTTTTAGAGTCATACCTCCGACCATTCCAAGAAAAACAGTCTGAAACAAAAAGACATGTACCTTATTAGTTACTTAAGGAATATAGCATGAGTGAGAGTGGGAACTGACTTTTAGAAATGATCTGATTAAACCATAATTTAACTCACCAAATTCTTCTTTTCCTCTGGATTCTTTAATGTCTCCTCCAAACATTGTAACTCTTCAATAGTTGAAAGTGGGAGCCCAAAATGTGTTGGGTCTGGCGTGAAGTCTGGAACTGTTTGACTGCTGGAGATTTTTTGGAGCTGCACCAGGATGAGCAACTGCTGCTCTCTAATAGAATCGAGCTGGATGAGGATCTCCTTAGCAATTGCTGTAAGACACAAGAAAATGCAGGCATAGCAGATTACTAGCAAAACATTGTACGTAGATATGTTAGAGTAAACCGAGAGAGATCACATTCCTACCTGTAGGCACACCCTCCCGAGAAGACCTGTGTTGTGTGTCATATACTTGTGGTGTGTTCTAAGAATAGAAAAGAAGAGGTTTTAATCTCATCACACATATACCAAAGTGATTTTTCTCTCCATGGGCTATAGAATAGCTTTCTTGCCCTTCTTACTTGAAATCCAGTTTGGATTGATGTCTGACTTCTGCCAGCTGCTGCATGTGTTGGGGTGTCAGTAGGTGTAGCCCTCAGGCTGTTGATAGAGGAGACTGGAGACCACGGTGGTGGACTAGGCACTGTGATGTTCGCTGAAAGGGGAGAAGCCCAAGGACCTACAGAAATCCTACCTGTGGGCATAGCCCCCTCACAAGACCGGTTATGTATGCCATGTAAGGGTGGGATGtgctaaaagaaaagaaaaatatgttttaatctCATCACACATATCAAATAAGAATAgggggaaaaaaattatatatatatatatatatatatataaggaaCTGTCAATGTCTCGATTGGGCCAGTGCTGCATGGTCATACAAGTTTACAATTTGCACGCATTTTCAAGCCTTGCCAATTTAAGCATTCAAGCGAAAGATAACTTGCATGCGCTGTGTGAGAAGAGCACACACTGGAAGCACTTACAGCTGCACGACAGCGTGgaaataacaaaattaattCTCGTTCACCTCTCCTTGCAAATTCACACAAATTTTTCTAAAAATGCCGGCCTTTGCGAGTAAACAGACGGTTATGAGAAATAGTAGAAAAAGGATGCATTCATAGCCTATCATAATTTCACCCGTGcattagtcttaaagtggcAGCAACCTTCAGGTGtctgcatttttaaatgttaatcaaactacaAAAGAGGAAGTCACTCCCTGCTTTTCACTGAATAACGATTTTGTAACTTTAATTAGAATTAACCTTTACTTAATCTGCACAGTGAAGATATGCAGTGTTATTTTACACAATTTCTGTTTCTGAAAAATACTGCTAGACCTAcctgaaatgcacagatttcgtaatttgtatctttgttctattgtatttgtattgcgttgcttgcattttatttttattaacaacCATTAACTTGTCTTTAATCTTTGAAATTGATATTAGTAGTTTTAGCTGATTTTTGATAGCTGTAGCATCAAAAATAGAATAGATAATTGTTCAATTTCactgctatttaaaatattgGGTGTCATAACCTTATTACatggataaaaaaaaaaacaatttaattcatttattactttttttgtGGTGGGGCCAGTGAAAAGTAACAGGGTTTCCTCAGGTTTCACCAAgtcaaatttaagactttttaagacctttttaagaccattatgagtGAAATTTAAGACCAACGCGACACAATGATCTCAGAAATTctcaaaacattatattttttatttttattatatcattttttgacaaataaaatccactaaTATGGGAAGATCAGTATGGTCAGCTGCTGATATGTGCCTTGTTAACATGTTCTCCACTTTTTCCACCCATACGttatatgcataaatatgcactataCCGCAATCGCATTTATTGGCCTCTCTAATTACACAGtaattaaatgaaaatgaaatttaccattaaaaggctgtttgtggtttgttgtgtgttgcAAACAAGACCGTTTCTAAATCCGAAGGTTgtagcctccagaggtcgcatttgtaggttGATTACATCATCAAGATTAGCAGATTAAAGTCAAGGGAGTAAACGCGCATGGAGCAGTGAGATAAACAAAAGCTTCCTAAGTGAAAACTGTGTAACACTAAATTTGACTTGTTGGTGGCTCAGGGGACTCGACGGCctgactgtttaagttgattttcaataaagcagtgttgattttttcGCTTCTGGGTCCTCTGTTTCAGAACCTGGCAAATGCTCAGGTAAGCCACGGGCTAGTTGGTTCAATTTAACACAGAAAAGatttttgcttttataaaactgcAATTATACTAACAGTATACAGTcagatcacaacacctgaaatatagcttatggCATGAATTGCGTGGATTATAATAGCCTACATTTGTATTTTCTTTGAaaaatgatgattaaaaactGGACTGAAGTGCGATTCAGTGACGCGCGAAGAACTTTTCCTTTTAGAAGCCTCCCCATCAAACACTTTCTTCATCCGTCACTGATTAGTTTTACAGCATtttcaattattattttattttttgcggACAACGCTTTTCGGGAATAAACAgaggtaagaaatttaagacttgggtTAATTAAATGTAAGACCTAGGATGAAAATCTGGCTGTTTTTAAGACTTTTATGGCCTTAAATGTAACTTTCtgaattttagactttttaagaccccgcgggaaccctgaAGTAATCATTGAATCGAAATCCAATCAATTTGAGATCTAGTTCATCTGAATCTATTTGAGACATCTgaaacaatacccagccctaataccaaagtgatttttttctctCAATTGGCTATCTCGCCCTTCTTACTTGAAATCCAGTTTGGCCTGATGTCTGACTTCTGCCAGCTGCAGCATGTGTTGTGGTGTCAGTAGGCGTAGCACTCAGGCTGTTAGTAGTGGAGACTGGAGACCACGGTGGTGGACTAAGCGCTGTGATGTTCGCTGAAAGGGGAGAAGCCTGCGGACCTACAGAATTTCTACCTGTGGGCACAGCCTCCTCACAAGACTGGTTTTGTGTGCCATGTATGGGTGGTGTGGTCTAAAAGAACAGAAAAGTTGTTTTAATCTCATCACACATATACCAAAGTAATTTTTCTCTCCATGGGCTATAGAATAGCTTTCTTGCCCTTCTTACTTGAAATCCAGTTTGGTCTGATGACTGACTTCTGCTAGCTGCTGCATGTGTTGGGGTGTCAGTAGGCGTAGCACTCAGGCTGTTGGTAGTGGAGACTGGAGACCACTGTGGTGGACTAGGCGCTGTGATGTTCGCTGAAAGGTGAGAAGCCCATGGACTTGCTGACGAGTTGTTTGCATCAGAAGGGGTCTCAGAAATATGGCCTGGGGACCAAAAACCTTGAGCAGCTGGCTGACTACATTCACCTAGAGCTGTCACAAAGGTGCAATTGGCCATTATATTACTTTCACccatatgtttaatataaaagaCTGATGGAAACCATTGTACCAACTGCAATAGGCCTACCATCAAGAGATGGGATGCAGGGGGCTGGTGCAAGTTGTGTGTAAGTTTTCTTTTTGGTTGGGGCACGAAGTGCAGCGGTCCTTCCCtgctcctcttcctcctcttcaCTGCTGCTTACAATTCTTTTACATCCTctaaaatgtattacattggGATTTCAGTTAGTCATTACAgtgaattaaaaaattatattaaataaaaaaaatttaaatttttattttgacagGAGGTTGGGGTGCATTGTATGGGCCCTCTAGCTTGCGGCCTAATTGTTTGCCCAGGTGTATGGTAACCTTTGACACGGTCATTCAAATGCTTTGAAGGAAATTATGGGCCACTCCTACCTATTCTTTCTCTTCATGTACTCTGGCCTGTTGTCCTCATCTTCAGTATTTAGATCAGAGGTAATTGTTGCCTCTAGCAGCTTTGCACAGGCAATCTCATACACGTCT is a genomic window containing:
- the LOC129453312 gene encoding uncharacterized protein, translating into MYHIVEFVNSNEVEVVHSNWLEGGESFWPPFVSLAKLRRATKDGVMPGADWNRFRVRVMYSHDVYEIACAKLLEATITSDLNTEDEDNRPEYMKRKNRGCKRIVSSSEEEEEEQGRTAALRAPTKKKTYTQLAPAPCIPSLDALGECSQPAAQGFWSPGHISETPSDANNSSASPWASHLSANITAPSPPQWSPVSTTNSLSATPTDTPTHAAASRSQSSDQTGFQTTPPIHGTQNQSCEEAVPTGRNSVGPQASPLSANITALSPPPWSPVSTTNSLSATPTDTTTHAAAGRSQTSGQTGFQHIPPLHGIHNRSCEGAMPTGRISVGPWASPLSANITVPSPPPWSPVSSINSLRATPTDTPTHAAAGRSQTSIQTGFQNTPQVYDTQHRSSREGVPTAIAKEILIQLDSIREQQLLILVQLQKISSSQTVPDFTPDPTHFGLPLSTIEELQCLEETLKNPEEKKNLTVFLGMVGGMTLKDTVGRVLKRTMNSSLARLINWSGANRKPAFKGLTLKSVVLDAVRRNALTKDNTEKEIELLITRWLQLASDRDGGRSQRANRQTTN